One region of Streptomyces sp. NBC_00442 genomic DNA includes:
- the egtB gene encoding ergothioneine biosynthesis protein EgtB encodes MSGRRLILARPTGGPSPMTDPELLRERALAALIAARARTGALTSSVDDHELTSQHSPLMSPLVWDLAHIGNQEEQWLLRAVAGQDAIRPEIDSLYDAFEHPRAARPALPLLAPAEARRYAADVRGRALDVLEKTPLRGGPLTDAAFAFGMIAQHEQQHDETMLITHQLRRGPAALTAPDPAPGTTEGLPAEILVPGGPFTMGTSTEPWALDNERPAHHRVVPAFHLDTTPVTCGAYLRFIQDGGYREPRWWDPDGWAMVREHELEAPLFWRREGGQWLRRRFGVSEPVPADEPVLHVSWYEADAYARWAGRRLPTEAEWEKAARHDPASGRSRRYPWGDADPTPAHANLGQRHLRPAAAGAYPDGRSALGVGQLIGDVWEWTSSDFLPYPGFVAFPYREYSEVFFGPGHKVLRGGAFSVDEVACRGTFRNWDLPVRRQIFAGFRTARDAD; translated from the coding sequence ATGTCCGGCCGACGACTCATCCTCGCCCGCCCCACCGGAGGACCTTCGCCCATGACCGACCCGGAGCTGCTCAGGGAACGCGCCCTGGCAGCGCTCATAGCCGCGCGCGCCCGCACCGGCGCGCTCACCTCCAGTGTCGACGATCACGAACTGACCTCCCAGCACTCCCCCTTGATGTCCCCGCTGGTGTGGGACCTCGCCCACATCGGAAACCAGGAAGAGCAGTGGCTGCTGCGGGCGGTCGCCGGGCAGGACGCGATCCGGCCCGAGATCGACTCCCTGTACGACGCGTTCGAGCATCCGCGCGCCGCCCGGCCCGCCCTTCCGCTGCTGGCCCCCGCCGAAGCGCGCCGCTACGCGGCCGACGTCCGGGGCCGGGCGCTGGACGTCCTGGAAAAGACGCCGCTGCGCGGAGGCCCGCTGACCGACGCCGCGTTCGCCTTCGGGATGATCGCGCAGCACGAACAGCAGCACGACGAGACAATGCTGATCACCCATCAGCTGCGCCGTGGGCCGGCCGCACTCACCGCGCCGGACCCCGCGCCCGGCACCACCGAGGGCCTCCCGGCCGAAATCCTCGTCCCTGGCGGCCCGTTCACCATGGGGACCTCCACCGAGCCCTGGGCCCTGGACAACGAACGGCCGGCGCACCACCGCGTCGTGCCCGCGTTCCATCTCGACACGACGCCGGTGACGTGCGGCGCCTATCTCCGCTTCATCCAGGACGGCGGCTATCGGGAGCCCCGCTGGTGGGACCCGGACGGCTGGGCGATGGTGCGCGAGCACGAGCTGGAGGCGCCGCTGTTCTGGCGGCGCGAGGGCGGCCAGTGGCTGCGCAGGCGGTTCGGCGTCAGCGAGCCGGTGCCGGCCGACGAGCCGGTCCTGCACGTCAGCTGGTACGAGGCCGACGCGTATGCCCGCTGGGCCGGGCGCCGCCTGCCGACCGAGGCGGAATGGGAGAAGGCGGCCCGCCACGACCCGGCCTCGGGGCGCTCGCGGCGCTACCCCTGGGGCGACGCCGACCCGACGCCGGCCCACGCCAACCTCGGCCAGCGCCATCTGCGCCCCGCGGCCGCGGGAGCGTATCCGGACGGCCGGTCCGCCCTGGGCGTGGGGCAGTTGATCGGTGACGTCTGGGAGTGGACGTCGAGCGACTTCCTGCCCTATCCGGGCTTCGTCGCCTTCCCCTACCGCGAATACTCGGAGGTCTTCTTCGGGCCCGGACACAAGGTGCTGCGCGGCGGGGCGTTCTCCGTGGACGAGGTCGCCTGCCGGGGCACGTTCCGCAACTGGGACCTGCCGGTGCGGCGGCAGATCTTCGCGGGCTTCCGCACCGCGAGGGACGCCGACTGA
- the egtA gene encoding ergothioneine biosynthesis glutamate--cysteine ligase EgtA produces the protein MTPRELSETAADDLLRGICFKTGPPRAVGVELEWLVHDLDRPRVRVPHDRLEVAYAALRKLGLRSALTVEPGGQLELSSLPAASLMECVSSVSSDLTIARAALRRHGLALVGLGQDPWHPPRRILRQARYDAMEAHLDRTGPAGRAMMCSSASVQVCVDAGYEEPGPLGFGRRWLMAHLLGAVLVAAFANSPLQKGTLTGWRSTRQANWTTLDPVCALAPPLDAPPRAAWAAHVLDSPVMCVRADRGPWSAPRGLTFRQWVRTGVPRPPTRADLDYHLTTLFPPVRPRGHLELRMIDAQPGDDGWTVPLAVTSALFDDPEAAEAAYRTVKPLAERAGSAPAPRNALWESAARDGLADPELREAATACFTAALGALPRLGASRELTDRVAAFTDRYVVRGRCPADDSSSPAPPEDLRP, from the coding sequence ATGACTCCACGGGAGTTGAGCGAGACGGCGGCCGACGATCTGCTGCGCGGCATCTGCTTCAAGACGGGCCCGCCACGCGCCGTCGGCGTGGAACTCGAATGGCTCGTCCACGATCTGGACCGCCCCCGAGTCCGCGTCCCGCACGACCGTCTCGAAGTCGCCTACGCGGCCTTGCGCAAGCTGGGGCTGCGGTCGGCGCTCACCGTCGAACCCGGCGGTCAGCTTGAGCTCAGCTCGCTGCCCGCCGCATCCCTCATGGAGTGCGTCTCCAGCGTTTCCTCCGATCTCACCATCGCGCGCGCCGCGCTGCGCCGGCACGGACTGGCACTCGTCGGTCTCGGTCAGGACCCCTGGCATCCCCCGCGCCGCATCCTGCGCCAGGCGCGGTACGACGCCATGGAGGCCCATCTCGACCGTACGGGCCCGGCCGGCCGCGCCATGATGTGCTCCTCCGCCTCCGTCCAGGTCTGTGTCGACGCGGGGTACGAGGAGCCGGGCCCGCTCGGCTTCGGGCGCCGCTGGCTGATGGCCCACCTGCTGGGCGCGGTCCTGGTCGCCGCGTTCGCCAACTCACCTTTACAGAAAGGGACGTTGACGGGCTGGCGCTCGACGCGTCAGGCCAACTGGACCACGCTCGATCCGGTGTGCGCCCTGGCTCCGCCGCTCGACGCCCCGCCGCGCGCCGCCTGGGCCGCACACGTACTGGACTCGCCGGTCATGTGCGTCCGCGCCGATCGGGGCCCGTGGTCCGCGCCGCGGGGGCTCACCTTCCGGCAGTGGGTGCGCACCGGGGTGCCGCGGCCCCCCACCCGGGCCGATCTCGACTACCACCTGACCACCCTGTTCCCGCCGGTGCGCCCGCGCGGCCATCTGGAACTGCGCATGATCGACGCACAGCCCGGCGACGACGGCTGGACCGTGCCGCTGGCCGTGACCAGCGCGCTCTTCGACGACCCGGAGGCCGCGGAGGCCGCGTACCGGACCGTCAAACCCCTTGCGGAGCGCGCTGGTTCGGCGCCCGCGCCGCGCAATGCGCTGTGGGAGTCGGCGGCCCGCGACGGGCTCGCCGACCCCGAGCTGCGCGAGGCCGCCACGGCCTGCTTCACGGCGGCGCTCGGCGCGCTCCCCCGGCTCGGCGCCTCGCGCGAACTCACCGACCGGGTCGCCGCCTTCACCGACCGCTATGTCGTACGGGGCCGATGTCCGGCCGACGACTCATCCTCGCCCGCCCCACCGGAGGACCTTCGCCCATGA
- a CDS encoding TIGR02452 family protein, which yields MSARLRGIARHTVEITESGRYRSENGLDVSIAEPVAAALAGTTVHGPGPLAVAPGRDRSTRVEVTGESSLDAARRMVTTGGDEGEDGREVAVLTFASARNPGGGFLNGAQAQEEALCRSSALYSTLLRAPDFYAHHREDRDVFYTDRVIHSPGVPVFRDDRGRLLDRPFLAGFLTSPAPNAGVIRSRTPDEAHRVGPVLDARAERVLETAVLWGYRRLVLGAWGCGVFRNDPARVAGAFRRHLAGDGRFAGHFDEVVFAVLDRTREQATLRAFQAALTPATRARGAGGHRQP from the coding sequence ATGAGTGCACGACTGCGCGGGATCGCCCGCCACACGGTGGAGATCACCGAGAGCGGCCGGTACCGGAGCGAGAACGGCCTCGACGTGTCGATCGCCGAGCCGGTGGCCGCCGCCCTCGCCGGCACCACCGTGCACGGCCCGGGGCCGCTCGCGGTCGCCCCCGGCCGCGACCGGTCGACCCGCGTCGAGGTCACCGGCGAGAGCAGCCTGGACGCGGCCCGCCGCATGGTGACCACCGGCGGTGACGAGGGGGAGGACGGGCGGGAGGTGGCCGTCCTGACCTTCGCCTCCGCGCGCAATCCCGGCGGCGGGTTCCTCAACGGCGCCCAGGCCCAGGAGGAAGCGCTCTGCCGCTCCTCGGCGCTGTACTCCACCCTGCTGCGCGCACCGGACTTCTACGCCCACCACCGCGAGGACCGGGACGTCTTCTACACCGACCGGGTCATCCACTCACCCGGTGTACCGGTCTTCCGCGACGACCGCGGCCGGCTCCTCGACCGGCCCTTCCTGGCCGGATTCCTCACCTCGCCCGCGCCGAACGCCGGCGTGATCAGGAGCCGAACACCCGACGAGGCCCACCGTGTCGGGCCCGTGCTCGACGCGCGCGCCGAACGGGTCCTGGAGACGGCCGTCCTGTGGGGCTACCGCCGCCTGGTGCTCGGCGCCTGGGGCTGCGGGGTCTTCCGCAACGACCCCGCCCGGGTGGCCGGGGCCTTCCGCCGCCACCTCGCCGGGGACGGCCGGTTCGCGGGCCACTTCGACGAGGTCGTCTTCGCCGTCCTCGACCGCACCCGCGAACAGGCCACCCTGCGGGCCTTCCAAGCGGCACTGACTCCCGCGACCCGCGCGCGCGGGGCCGGCGGTCACCGCCAGCCGTAG
- a CDS encoding type II toxin-antitoxin system PemK/MazF family toxin, with the protein MTAYLDDATDRPALPGRSGPTATTEADPLEVGTVRMGYAPDRDGDPDPGEIVWTWVPFEENDGRGKDRPVLVVAREGAGTVLAVQLSSKRHDHDREWVPIGVGPWDREGRESWVDLDRVLRLHERGMRREACALDLPRFTLVADRLRERYGWR; encoded by the coding sequence ATGACCGCATATCTTGACGACGCCACCGACCGTCCCGCGCTCCCCGGCCGGAGCGGCCCGACGGCCACGACCGAGGCCGATCCGCTCGAGGTGGGCACCGTACGCATGGGTTACGCGCCGGACCGGGACGGCGATCCCGATCCCGGCGAGATCGTCTGGACGTGGGTGCCGTTCGAGGAGAACGACGGGCGCGGCAAGGACCGTCCGGTGCTCGTGGTGGCCCGCGAGGGCGCCGGTACCGTGCTGGCGGTGCAGTTGTCGAGCAAGCGGCACGACCACGACCGCGAATGGGTGCCGATCGGCGTGGGCCCCTGGGACCGGGAGGGGCGCGAGTCGTGGGTGGACCTCGACCGCGTACTGCGGCTGCACGAGCGGGGCATGCGGCGCGAGGCGTGCGCGCTGGACCTGCCGCGCTTCACGCTGGTCGCGGACCGGCTGCGGGAGCGCTACGGCTGGCGGTGA
- a CDS encoding glycosyl hydrolase family 18 protein: protein MALRFGARVRLSVLCAVTALLVTLVQPPAAADEPLPRTVSGWLPYWDQEGAYADALRHAAQLHTVSPFWYRAAAADRIEGHPGAGETRIIDGLHAAGIKVVPTVMETMERGALADILTDPALRATHIDTLLTLVAGHAYDGIDIDYESIATTGDTAYPAVRAAYASFASQLCAKLHASGKKCVLTVSPQTATTGRIWDYPALGRAADTVRIMGYDLHWQGGSAGPLATPQWYDDILRRATALIPAAKLEMGLPAYGWDWVDGGATRHVTWREAEALRTTKGIPYHLDPDSRTPHFRYEEDDSVRDVWYQDATGVAADVPVLRRYGIRNTTIWALNFEDPQLWPVLGRV from the coding sequence ATGGCCCTTCGCTTCGGCGCACGCGTGCGCCTGTCCGTGCTGTGCGCCGTCACGGCCCTGCTCGTCACCCTCGTGCAGCCCCCGGCGGCCGCCGACGAACCCCTCCCGCGTACCGTCTCCGGGTGGCTGCCGTACTGGGACCAGGAGGGCGCCTACGCGGACGCCCTGCGCCACGCCGCCCAACTGCACACCGTCAGCCCGTTCTGGTACCGGGCGGCGGCGGCCGACCGGATCGAGGGCCACCCGGGAGCGGGCGAGACCCGCATCATCGACGGGCTGCACGCCGCCGGAATCAAGGTCGTGCCCACCGTCATGGAGACGATGGAACGCGGAGCGCTCGCCGACATCCTCACCGACCCGGCGTTGCGCGCCACCCACATCGACACGCTGCTCACGCTCGTGGCCGGCCACGCGTACGACGGCATCGACATCGACTACGAGTCCATCGCGACGACCGGCGACACCGCCTACCCCGCCGTGCGCGCCGCCTACGCGTCCTTCGCCTCACAACTGTGCGCGAAACTGCACGCGTCGGGAAAGAAGTGCGTGCTCACGGTGTCGCCGCAGACCGCGACCACCGGCCGGATCTGGGACTATCCGGCACTCGGCCGGGCCGCCGACACGGTCCGCATCATGGGGTACGACCTGCACTGGCAGGGCGGCAGCGCCGGCCCGCTGGCCACGCCCCAGTGGTACGACGACATCCTGCGCCGCGCCACCGCGCTGATCCCCGCCGCCAAACTGGAGATGGGCCTGCCCGCCTACGGCTGGGACTGGGTCGACGGCGGCGCGACCCGGCACGTCACCTGGCGGGAGGCCGAGGCGCTGCGCACCACGAAGGGCATTCCCTACCACCTCGACCCCGACTCCCGGACGCCCCACTTCCGTTACGAGGAGGACGACAGCGTCCGCGACGTCTGGTACCAGGACGCGACGGGCGTCGCCGCGGACGTGCCGGTGCTCCGCCGCTACGGCATCCGCAACACCACGATCTGGGCCCTCAACTTCGAGGACCCGCAGCTCTGGCCGGTCCTTGGCCGTGTGTGA